One window from the genome of Desulfobacterales bacterium encodes:
- a CDS encoding FAD-dependent oxidoreductase: MTHFDVIIIGAGASGLMCAGTAGRRGRRVLVLERNSRPGEKILYPEADGAILPICMWNPAALFRKIRISVNPL, from the coding sequence TTGACCCACTTTGATGTCATTATCATCGGCGCAGGCGCTTCAGGCCTGATGTGCGCCGGAACTGCCGGCCGGCGGGGACGCCGCGTGCTGGTTCTTGAAAGAAACAGCCGGCCGGGGGAAAAAATTTTATATCCGGAGGCGGACGGTGCAATTTTACCAATCTGCATGTGGAACCCGGCTGCTTTATTTCGGAAAATCCGCATTTCTGTAAATC